One Glaciihabitans arcticus DNA window includes the following coding sequences:
- a CDS encoding coenzyme F420-0:L-glutamate ligase, giving the protein MLVFPVAGLPEFATGDDLPTILGEAVGSILEDGDILAVTSKIVSKAEGRVILAADREDAITSQTVRLVATRGNTRIVENPLGLVLAAAGVDASNTPEGTVLLLPEDPDASARAIAAALRSTHGVRVGVVITDTLGRPWRTGQTDVAIGAAGIRVVDDLRGTTDAAGRPLEATITAVADEIAAAADLVKGKASGMPVAVVRGLGHLVAELDAPGARSLVRDSSEDMFRLGSAEAYAEGYAAGLEAARLEAARKEAEI; this is encoded by the coding sequence ATGCTGGTCTTCCCGGTCGCCGGGCTGCCCGAGTTCGCCACCGGCGACGACCTGCCGACGATCCTCGGCGAGGCGGTCGGGTCGATCCTCGAAGACGGGGACATCCTCGCCGTGACCTCCAAGATCGTGAGCAAGGCGGAGGGACGCGTCATCCTCGCCGCGGATCGCGAGGACGCGATCACGAGCCAGACCGTGCGCCTCGTGGCCACCCGTGGCAACACCCGCATCGTCGAGAACCCGCTCGGGCTGGTGCTGGCCGCGGCCGGCGTCGACGCGAGCAACACCCCCGAGGGCACCGTGCTGCTGCTGCCCGAGGACCCGGACGCGTCTGCGCGGGCGATCGCCGCAGCGCTGCGAAGCACCCACGGCGTGCGGGTCGGGGTCGTCATCACCGACACACTCGGGCGACCCTGGCGCACCGGACAGACCGATGTCGCGATCGGGGCGGCGGGCATCCGGGTCGTCGACGATCTGCGCGGCACGACCGACGCCGCAGGCCGACCGCTTGAGGCGACCATCACGGCCGTCGCCGACGAGATCGCCGCCGCCGCGGACCTCGTCAAGGGCAAGGCGAGTGGCATGCCGGTCGCCGTGGTGCGCGGGCTCGGTCACCTCGTCGCCGAACTGGATGCCCCGGGCGCCCGCTCCCTCGTGCGCGACTCCAGCGAGGACATGTTCCGCCTGGGGTCTGCCGAGGCCTACGCGGAGGGATACGCCGCCGGTCTCGAAGCGGCCCGGCTGGAAGCTGCCCGCAAAGAGGCCGAAATCTGA
- a CDS encoding AAA family ATPase, producing MPLEQFQAASHGIVESIETVIDGKRSAVVMALTVLLAEGHLLIEDVPGVGKTMLARALAQSVGSSVTRIQFTPDLLPADITGVSVYNQAEREFEFKPGPIFANIVIGDEINRASPKTQSALLESMEERQVTVDAHTYPLSTPFTVVATQNPIEMEGTYALPEAQRDRFMVRMSMGYPDAEAEMKMLRDRATARPLDAVTAVVSNEELISMIATANNVHASRSAEQYAVSIAHATRNHPGLRLGASPRATLQLMRAAKARAALDGRAFVLPDDIDALAIPVFAHRLIPASRSSSGGGIGVATSIPDIISRIVAETPVPLEPATGA from the coding sequence ATGCCACTCGAGCAGTTCCAGGCCGCAAGCCACGGCATCGTCGAATCGATTGAGACGGTGATCGACGGCAAGCGCAGCGCCGTCGTCATGGCGCTCACCGTTCTGCTCGCGGAGGGCCACCTTCTCATCGAGGATGTGCCCGGCGTCGGCAAAACGATGCTCGCGAGGGCGCTGGCGCAGAGCGTGGGATCCTCCGTGACCCGCATCCAGTTCACACCGGACCTGCTGCCCGCCGACATCACGGGCGTCTCCGTGTACAACCAGGCCGAGCGCGAGTTCGAGTTCAAGCCCGGGCCGATCTTCGCCAACATCGTCATCGGTGACGAGATCAACCGCGCGAGCCCGAAGACGCAGTCCGCCCTGCTCGAGAGCATGGAGGAGCGCCAGGTCACCGTCGACGCGCACACGTACCCGCTCTCCACCCCGTTCACCGTGGTGGCCACCCAGAACCCGATCGAGATGGAGGGCACCTACGCCCTCCCCGAGGCGCAGCGCGACCGTTTTATGGTGCGCATGTCGATGGGCTACCCCGACGCCGAAGCCGAGATGAAGATGCTGCGGGATAGGGCAACGGCCCGCCCCCTCGACGCGGTCACCGCCGTCGTCAGCAACGAAGAACTCATCTCCATGATCGCAACGGCCAACAACGTGCACGCCAGCCGGTCGGCCGAGCAGTACGCGGTGTCGATCGCGCACGCGACCCGCAACCACCCGGGCCTGCGCCTGGGCGCGAGCCCCCGCGCAACCCTGCAGCTCATGCGAGCCGCCAAGGCCCGTGCAGCTCTCGACGGCCGCGCGTTTGTTCTGCCCGACGACATCGACGCGCTCGCCATCCCCGTGTTCGCACACCGCCTGATCCCGGCGAGCCGCTCCTCGAGCGGCGGCGGCATCGGCGTCGCGACGAGCATCCCGGACATCATCTCCCGCATCGTCGCCGAGACCCCCGTTCCGCTGGAGCCGGCCACCGGGGCCTGA
- a CDS encoding DUF58 domain-containing protein: MASSKKAATRTATGKTTLTVRGRLFVAASIGFLVAAFALGNTVLLLASFLTATLVIIGRLLMRARTLELDAVRTFNPPNVAVGDTTRATLVITNRARSKSATARWQDGIPWGKRRTEMRVLPALTAHTGRYANSGTSARFSYELTPPRRGVFEIGPLSVVTGDPFGLVVGTVSLAGTHSLFVTPPVVDLSGNGMPLEAGDGSSRVIQRSTSGSDDDLMTREYRRGDALRRVHWRASARYGELMVRQEEQRSRPEVRLLFDTRGDGYRDVSTDAPNRSSPQIESESFEWVVRLVASLGVHLEASGFSVATIESGGQQVSSPAVSFRGSTATGDHSSAAFLESLAGVRLVRDDFDGFDHYQPDTAAPVFAVLCQPSDATIDWAIAHRRAFEPGIAVILQTGLPMMRDLLNPEALSTRAQFEAAGWQCIEAEPNSSAADVWAELTAVHDGR; the protein is encoded by the coding sequence ATGGCCAGTTCGAAGAAGGCGGCGACCCGCACCGCGACCGGGAAGACGACGCTCACCGTGCGCGGCCGCCTGTTCGTCGCGGCGTCGATCGGATTCCTCGTCGCGGCCTTCGCCCTCGGCAACACGGTGCTGCTGCTCGCGTCGTTCCTTACCGCGACCCTCGTGATCATCGGGCGGCTGCTGATGCGCGCGCGCACCCTCGAGCTCGACGCGGTGCGCACCTTCAACCCGCCGAACGTCGCGGTCGGCGACACGACCCGCGCGACGCTCGTCATCACCAACCGGGCCAGGTCGAAGAGTGCGACGGCCCGCTGGCAGGACGGCATTCCGTGGGGCAAGCGACGCACCGAGATGCGCGTGCTGCCCGCGCTGACCGCCCACACCGGGCGCTACGCCAACTCCGGCACCTCGGCCCGTTTCAGTTACGAGCTCACGCCGCCCCGCCGCGGTGTCTTCGAGATCGGGCCGCTGAGCGTGGTGACGGGTGATCCGTTCGGGCTCGTGGTCGGAACCGTCTCCCTCGCGGGAACCCACTCGCTCTTTGTGACCCCACCCGTTGTCGACCTGTCGGGCAACGGGATGCCGCTCGAGGCGGGAGACGGGTCATCCCGCGTCATCCAGCGGTCGACGAGCGGCAGCGATGACGACCTGATGACCCGCGAGTACCGCCGCGGCGACGCCCTGCGCCGCGTGCACTGGCGCGCTTCGGCCCGCTACGGTGAGCTCATGGTGCGGCAGGAAGAACAGCGCAGCCGGCCCGAGGTGCGCCTGCTGTTCGACACCCGCGGTGACGGATATCGCGACGTGTCCACCGATGCGCCCAACCGCAGCAGCCCGCAGATCGAGAGCGAGTCGTTCGAGTGGGTGGTGCGACTCGTCGCATCGCTCGGCGTGCACCTCGAGGCATCCGGATTCTCGGTTGCGACCATCGAATCGGGCGGCCAGCAGGTCTCGTCGCCGGCCGTCTCGTTCCGTGGCAGCACGGCGACCGGGGATCACTCGAGCGCGGCCTTCCTCGAGAGCCTCGCGGGTGTGCGGCTCGTGCGCGACGACTTCGACGGCTTCGACCACTACCAGCCCGACACCGCTGCCCCCGTGTTCGCCGTGCTCTGCCAGCCGAGCGACGCGACCATCGACTGGGCGATCGCCCACCGCCGAGCGTTCGAGCCGGGCATCGCCGTGATCCTGCAGACAGGTCTGCCGATGATGCGCGACCTGCTCAACCCCGAGGCGCTCAGCACGCGGGCGCAGTTCGAGGCGGCGGGCTGGCAGTGCATCGAGGCCGAACCGAACTCCTCTGCGGCCGACGTCTGGGCAGAGCTCACGGCGGTGCACGATGGCCGCTGA
- a CDS encoding transglutaminaseTgpA domain-containing protein, producing MAAEVKRDTPIRQALRAPEAKPTWQPRGDITSWGLSVTLLIALGVAAVALGPILEGIWWWVVAMATALIVTTAMAVTRLLLTGRGWPVLVGLAALLVTLSLFFAAPASVLGIIPSPETIDRFSELVQTGLRSIATQKVPADPIPGILFLVASSFGLLAIALDAVAITLRRPALTGPLLLLIVLTPTFIGADLSDPFFFLLAGIAWLVVLHVSSPFAHLRNAVAIGGLSLALSLVLQLFIFPIPPEPISDRNGIGYVTGINPILTLGENLRRQEPITALTYKTDAIEQSYITFSILDNFDSEGWVPSEPSDNNNDLGNIGRPPGLGDTIPRDTTSSIYTVGNIGGKWLPVPYAPTSISGVQGEWTWDPESLTIRTENSSMRNQEYVVTAVDAQPTVADLERQDDVEDPAAAAYLNLPINLPPIIRDRALEVTANAETRFDQALALQRSFRTGAYQYSETAPVEDGFDGNDGQIIARFLGEKTGYCQHFASAMAIMARTLGIPSRVAVGFTPGQQQTSNEGDFFLVTTANLHAWPELYFTGVGWVRFEPTPGRGEVPVFGEGDPNAPTPAPNTPEPTPSLDPADPVPTSTPTPTVAPDEADGSSSAPTQSPFPIWLATIAALLVLLMVVPAGIRSLLRSRRRAAAAGGDALAAWTELDATARDLRLDPSDSATPREFEAVLVARLGDSGGIDALERLRAAVETAVYDETGSARSSTLVEDLDEVLPAVRRASGWPARVRGWVAPASLAWGVANSIADRRARAWSRRGTEVFADDVIPPSLRDE from the coding sequence ATGGCCGCTGAAGTGAAGCGGGACACCCCGATCCGGCAGGCGCTGCGTGCCCCCGAGGCGAAGCCGACCTGGCAGCCGCGCGGCGACATCACGAGCTGGGGGCTGAGCGTCACGCTGTTGATCGCCCTCGGCGTCGCGGCGGTGGCCCTCGGCCCGATCCTCGAGGGAATCTGGTGGTGGGTGGTCGCGATGGCCACCGCCCTGATCGTCACGACGGCCATGGCCGTGACGCGCCTGCTGCTGACGGGCAGGGGATGGCCCGTGCTCGTCGGCCTCGCCGCGCTCCTCGTCACCCTCAGCCTGTTCTTCGCGGCCCCGGCGTCGGTGCTCGGCATCATCCCGTCTCCCGAGACCATCGACAGGTTCTCCGAGCTCGTGCAGACAGGGCTCCGCTCGATCGCCACGCAGAAGGTGCCGGCCGACCCGATACCCGGCATCCTCTTCCTCGTGGCGTCGTCGTTCGGGCTGCTCGCGATCGCCCTCGACGCGGTCGCCATCACACTGCGCCGACCCGCGCTGACCGGCCCCCTGCTGCTGCTCATCGTGCTCACCCCGACCTTCATCGGCGCCGATCTCAGCGACCCGTTCTTCTTCCTGCTTGCCGGTATCGCCTGGCTGGTCGTGCTGCACGTCAGCTCGCCGTTCGCGCACCTGCGCAACGCGGTGGCGATCGGCGGACTGAGTCTTGCCCTGTCGCTCGTGCTGCAGCTGTTCATCTTCCCGATCCCGCCAGAGCCGATCAGCGACCGCAACGGCATCGGCTACGTCACGGGCATCAACCCGATCCTCACCCTGGGCGAGAACCTGCGCCGGCAGGAGCCGATCACGGCGCTGACCTACAAGACCGACGCGATCGAGCAGTCGTACATCACGTTCTCGATCCTCGACAACTTCGACTCCGAGGGCTGGGTACCGTCTGAACCGTCAGACAACAACAACGACCTCGGCAATATCGGGCGCCCTCCGGGCCTCGGCGACACCATTCCCCGCGACACGACCTCGTCGATCTACACCGTCGGCAACATCGGCGGAAAGTGGCTGCCGGTGCCGTACGCGCCGACGAGCATCAGCGGCGTGCAGGGGGAGTGGACCTGGGATCCGGAGTCGCTCACGATCCGCACCGAGAACTCGTCGATGCGCAACCAGGAGTACGTGGTCACCGCCGTCGACGCGCAACCCACGGTCGCCGACCTGGAGCGGCAGGATGACGTCGAGGACCCCGCCGCCGCCGCCTACCTGAACCTTCCGATCAACCTGCCCCCAATCATCCGCGACCGGGCGCTCGAGGTCACCGCGAATGCCGAGACGCGCTTCGACCAGGCCCTCGCGCTGCAGCGGTCCTTCCGCACCGGGGCGTACCAGTACTCGGAGACCGCGCCCGTCGAAGACGGCTTCGACGGCAATGACGGCCAGATCATCGCCCGCTTCCTGGGCGAGAAAACCGGGTACTGCCAGCACTTCGCCTCGGCGATGGCGATCATGGCACGCACCCTCGGCATCCCGAGCCGGGTCGCCGTCGGGTTCACCCCTGGGCAGCAGCAGACCAGCAATGAGGGCGACTTCTTCCTCGTGACCACGGCGAACCTGCACGCGTGGCCCGAGCTGTACTTCACCGGTGTCGGCTGGGTGCGCTTCGAGCCGACCCCGGGCCGCGGCGAGGTTCCCGTGTTCGGCGAGGGTGACCCGAACGCGCCTACTCCGGCACCCAACACGCCTGAGCCCACGCCGTCGCTCGATCCGGCCGATCCCGTTCCCACGTCGACACCGACGCCGACCGTCGCACCCGACGAGGCGGACGGCAGCTCCTCCGCCCCCACTCAATCGCCGTTCCCCATCTGGCTGGCGACGATTGCTGCGCTGCTTGTTCTGCTGATGGTGGTGCCGGCGGGCATCCGGTCATTGCTGCGGTCCAGGCGCCGAGCGGCGGCGGCCGGCGGCGATGCTCTTGCCGCCTGGACCGAACTGGATGCAACGGCGCGCGACCTGCGCCTCGACCCGAGTGATTCGGCCACACCTCGGGAGTTCGAGGCGGTGCTGGTGGCGAGGCTCGGTGATTCGGGTGGGATCGACGCGCTCGAGCGCCTGCGGGCCGCGGTCGAGACCGCCGTCTACGACGAGACGGGTTCGGCGCGGTCGTCCACGCTGGTCGAGGATCTCGACGAGGTGCTGCCCGCTGTGCGCAGGGCATCCGGATGGCCGGCCCGCGTTCGCGGCTGGGTCGCGCCCGCGTCGCTCGCCTGGGGCGTCGCGAACAGCATCGCCGACCGCCGCGCCCGGGCGTGGTCGCGTCGTGGTACCGAGGTGTTCGCGGATGACGTCATCCCGCCCTCCCTGCGCGACGAGTAG
- a CDS encoding ABC transporter ATP-binding protein, producing the protein MSGLQGSDIRVSVGGKLIIDGIDCTVPPGSLAALIGPNGAGKSTLLRALAAVEKPQSGSVSFDGSELYGMPRRERAKLAAFVEQDAATELSLTVEAVVALGRMPHLSLWQAPDDASRTAVTDALDAVGMREFAGRDVTTLSGGERQRVLLAKALAQQARLLLLDEPTNHLDIRAQLSTLALLRSVASTGVTVLAALHDLGLAAAWCDSVIVVADGRVVAAGETAATLTPELIRDVYGVRATVFTDPASGRPVIGFGEL; encoded by the coding sequence GTGAGCGGGCTGCAGGGTTCCGACATCCGCGTGAGTGTCGGCGGCAAGTTGATCATCGACGGCATCGACTGCACCGTGCCGCCCGGCAGTCTCGCCGCCCTCATCGGCCCGAACGGAGCGGGCAAGTCGACACTGCTGCGCGCGCTTGCAGCCGTCGAGAAGCCGCAGTCGGGCAGCGTGAGCTTCGACGGCTCCGAGCTGTACGGCATGCCGCGGCGCGAGCGCGCGAAGCTCGCCGCCTTTGTGGAGCAGGACGCGGCGACCGAGCTGTCGCTGACCGTCGAGGCGGTCGTCGCCCTCGGCCGGATGCCGCACCTGTCGCTCTGGCAAGCGCCGGATGACGCATCCCGAACCGCCGTCACCGACGCGCTCGACGCCGTCGGCATGCGCGAGTTCGCCGGCCGCGACGTCACCACCCTCTCGGGCGGGGAGCGCCAGCGCGTGCTGCTCGCCAAGGCCCTCGCCCAGCAGGCCAGGCTGCTGCTGCTCGACGAGCCGACCAATCACCTCGATATCCGCGCGCAGCTCTCCACGCTTGCGCTGCTGCGCTCGGTCGCCTCGACCGGTGTCACGGTGCTCGCGGCCCTGCACGACCTCGGCCTCGCCGCAGCATGGTGCGACTCGGTGATCGTGGTTGCCGACGGGCGGGTCGTCGCTGCCGGCGAGACCGCGGCGACGCTGACCCCCGAACTGATCCGCGACGTCTACGGCGTGCGCGCGACCGTGTTCACCGACCCTGCGAGCGGTCGCCCGGTGATCGGCTTCGGCGAGCTGTAG
- a CDS encoding putative F420-0 ABC transporter permease subunit translates to MRRGPWIWGIALGAVLVASITLAVTIGPAEIRFDEVWGSIASHLGLGISPLTELRDGIVWELRMPRVLTAAAVGAGLALSGAVMQALTRNPLADPYLLGLSSGASLGAVSVILLGASLLLPLAAFLGALLALAATLLLASALGRITPTRTVLAGLAVSSLAGAITSFVIFWTVTGDSYREILSWLLGSLAGARWPAVAIAGIALIVVGIPILFTGRLLDSFAFGDTSAAALGVNVQGTRWALLAATALLTGAMVSVSGSIGFVGLILPHAVRLLVGPGHRALLPLSALVGAIFLVWADTLARTLFDPRELPVGIVTALIGAPVFALLLARRRADA, encoded by the coding sequence ATGAGACGGGGGCCGTGGATCTGGGGTATCGCGCTCGGCGCGGTGCTCGTGGCATCCATCACCCTCGCTGTCACGATCGGGCCGGCCGAGATCCGCTTCGACGAGGTGTGGGGGTCGATCGCGAGCCACCTCGGGCTCGGCATCTCTCCGCTGACCGAGCTGCGCGACGGCATCGTCTGGGAGCTCCGGATGCCCCGAGTTCTGACCGCAGCCGCTGTCGGCGCGGGCCTCGCCCTGAGCGGCGCGGTCATGCAGGCCCTCACCCGCAACCCGCTCGCCGACCCGTACCTGCTCGGGCTGTCGTCGGGTGCCTCGTTGGGTGCGGTGAGCGTGATCCTGCTGGGGGCATCGCTGCTGCTGCCCCTCGCCGCGTTCCTCGGCGCCCTGCTCGCCCTTGCCGCGACACTCCTGCTGGCGAGCGCACTCGGACGCATCACCCCGACCCGCACCGTGCTCGCCGGGCTCGCCGTCTCCTCGCTCGCCGGCGCCATCACGAGCTTCGTCATCTTCTGGACGGTCACGGGCGACTCCTACCGCGAGATCCTGAGCTGGCTGCTCGGCTCGCTCGCGGGAGCCCGCTGGCCTGCCGTTGCCATCGCGGGTATCGCGCTGATCGTGGTCGGAATCCCGATTCTGTTCACCGGTCGCCTGCTCGACTCGTTCGCGTTCGGCGACACCTCGGCCGCCGCGCTCGGCGTGAACGTTCAGGGCACCCGCTGGGCGCTGCTCGCCGCCACGGCACTGCTCACCGGCGCGATGGTCTCGGTGAGCGGGTCGATCGGATTCGTCGGGCTGATCCTGCCGCACGCCGTGCGCCTGCTCGTCGGACCGGGGCACCGCGCGCTGCTACCGCTCTCCGCGCTGGTCGGTGCGATCTTCCTGGTCTGGGCCGACACCCTCGCGCGCACCCTGTTCGACCCGCGTGAGCTGCCGGTCGGTATCGTGACGGCGCTCATCGGAGCACCCGTGTTCGCGCTGCTGCTCGCCCGCAGGAGGGCCGACGCGTGA
- a CDS encoding putative F420-0 ABC transporter substrate-binding protein, giving the protein MSRLAIAVSLGSAALLLSGCVAVPANGTGPIVSSVSIDNCGTKFSVDKAPERVITIKSTSTEMLLALGLGDRIIGTGFQDGPLPEEWADSDIPVLSEMVPGQEAVLEEEPDFVYAGWESNFSPEGAGDRAELQDLGVNTYVSPAACKEAAYKPAKLDFDEIFDEITEVAMIFEADPSTLIEAQKETVAGIDADERGLSALWYSSGTDVPYVGAGIGAPQLVLETLGLENIAGDIDDTWSPFAWEAVVDANPDVIVLVDATWNTAESKIALLESNPATKNLDAVKNARYLYIPFAAGEAGVRTAPAAADLADQLKALDF; this is encoded by the coding sequence GTGTCCCGTCTTGCCATCGCCGTATCCCTCGGCTCCGCCGCCCTGCTGCTGAGCGGCTGCGTCGCCGTCCCCGCGAACGGCACCGGTCCGATCGTCTCCAGCGTGTCGATCGACAACTGCGGCACGAAGTTCAGTGTCGACAAGGCACCCGAGCGCGTCATCACGATCAAGTCGACCTCGACCGAGATGCTGCTCGCGCTCGGCCTCGGCGACCGCATCATCGGCACCGGCTTCCAGGACGGCCCGCTGCCCGAGGAGTGGGCCGACAGCGACATCCCCGTGCTGAGCGAGATGGTGCCCGGGCAGGAGGCGGTGCTCGAGGAGGAGCCCGACTTCGTCTACGCCGGCTGGGAGTCGAATTTCTCCCCCGAGGGTGCGGGCGACCGCGCCGAGCTGCAGGACCTGGGCGTCAACACCTATGTCTCCCCCGCCGCCTGCAAGGAGGCCGCCTACAAGCCGGCCAAGCTCGACTTCGACGAGATCTTCGACGAGATCACCGAGGTCGCCATGATCTTCGAGGCCGACCCGAGCACGCTCATCGAGGCACAGAAGGAGACCGTCGCCGGGATCGACGCCGACGAGCGTGGCCTCAGCGCCCTCTGGTACTCGTCCGGCACTGATGTTCCCTACGTCGGCGCAGGGATCGGAGCCCCGCAGCTGGTGCTCGAGACCCTCGGCCTCGAGAACATCGCGGGCGACATCGACGACACCTGGTCGCCCTTCGCGTGGGAGGCCGTCGTCGACGCGAACCCCGACGTGATCGTGCTCGTCGACGCGACCTGGAACACTGCTGAGTCGAAGATCGCGCTGCTCGAGTCCAACCCGGCCACGAAGAACCTCGACGCCGTGAAGAACGCGCGCTACCTGTACATCCCATTCGCCGCGGGAGAGGCGGGCGTGCGCACGGCGCCGGCCGCAGCCGACCTCGCCGACCAGCTGAAGGCGCTCGACTTCTGA
- the cofC gene encoding 2-phospho-L-lactate guanylyltransferase translates to MVDWTIVIPVKGTVGAKSRLGASAALAEAIALDTIRAALEVAPVIVVTASTSVFAGTRIVADPGTGLNAAIGAGIKAADGPVAVLLGDLPALLPAELRAALDAASAHPRAFVPDAEGAGTVLLTSTIGHTPAFGQGSAQRHREAGYVELELPADSGLRRDVDTPEQLAGLGERLGAATRAALPPARH, encoded by the coding sequence GTGGTCGACTGGACGATAGTGATTCCCGTAAAGGGCACGGTGGGTGCGAAATCCCGGCTCGGAGCGTCGGCCGCGCTCGCCGAGGCCATCGCCCTCGACACGATCCGGGCGGCCCTCGAGGTCGCCCCGGTGATTGTCGTCACGGCCTCGACATCCGTCTTCGCGGGCACCCGAATCGTCGCCGATCCCGGCACGGGCCTGAACGCCGCCATCGGCGCAGGCATAAAGGCCGCCGACGGCCCCGTCGCGGTCCTGCTCGGTGACCTGCCCGCGCTGCTGCCCGCCGAGCTGCGTGCGGCTCTGGATGCGGCCAGCGCCCATCCCCGCGCCTTTGTGCCCGACGCCGAGGGCGCCGGCACGGTCCTGCTCACCTCGACGATCGGCCACACCCCCGCTTTCGGTCAGGGCTCGGCGCAGCGCCATCGGGAGGCGGGTTACGTCGAGCTGGAGCTCCCGGCGGACTCGGGCCTGCGGCGCGACGTCGACACCCCCGAGCAGCTCGCGGGTCTCGGCGAGCGCCTGGGTGCGGCCACTAGAGCCGCGCTGCCGCCAGCGCGTCACTAG
- the cofD gene encoding 2-phospho-L-lactate transferase translates to MIITILSGGVGGARFARGVREHLRRSLPDAELRIIVNTGDDMWLAGLRITPDLDSVMYTLARANDEERGWGRIGETERASAELNAYGVGWPWFTLGDLDLGTHIARSSFLRDGQTLSQATARITSRWDLGALLIPVTDSEVETHVTVEGGELHFQEWWTRHRARLPALGFVQRGIEGAVATDAALAAIRDADVVLVAPSNPVVSIGTILGIPGIRDALAATAAPIVGVSPIIGGAIVRGMADACLTAIGVETTAPAVAAHYGARSAGGLLDAWLVDTVDASASYDVPTTAVPLWMRDLDTSAQLASDALAAARL, encoded by the coding sequence GTGATCATCACCATTCTTTCCGGCGGGGTCGGCGGGGCGCGTTTCGCCCGCGGCGTCCGTGAGCACCTGCGACGTTCTTTGCCCGATGCGGAGCTCCGCATCATCGTCAACACCGGCGACGACATGTGGCTGGCTGGCCTCCGCATCACCCCCGACCTCGACTCGGTCATGTACACCCTCGCCCGGGCGAACGACGAGGAGCGCGGCTGGGGACGCATCGGCGAGACCGAGCGGGCGAGCGCCGAGCTGAACGCGTACGGCGTGGGCTGGCCGTGGTTCACCCTCGGCGACCTCGACCTCGGCACACACATCGCGCGCTCGTCCTTCCTGCGCGACGGACAGACGCTGTCGCAGGCAACGGCGCGGATAACGTCGCGCTGGGACCTGGGCGCTTTGCTGATCCCAGTCACTGACTCCGAGGTCGAGACGCACGTCACGGTCGAGGGCGGCGAGCTGCACTTCCAGGAGTGGTGGACCCGCCACCGTGCACGACTGCCTGCCCTGGGGTTTGTGCAGCGCGGCATTGAGGGCGCTGTAGCGACTGACGCGGCGCTTGCGGCGATCCGGGATGCGGACGTGGTTCTCGTCGCCCCCTCCAACCCGGTCGTCTCGATCGGCACCATCCTCGGCATCCCCGGTATTCGCGACGCTCTCGCCGCGACCGCGGCTCCGATCGTCGGGGTCTCCCCCATCATCGGCGGTGCCATTGTGCGGGGCATGGCCGACGCGTGCCTCACGGCGATCGGTGTCGAGACGACGGCCCCAGCGGTCGCGGCGCACTACGGCGCCCGCTCGGCGGGTGGCCTGCTCGACGCGTGGCTCGTCGACACCGTCGACGCTTCGGCTTCCTACGATGTTCCGACGACCGCGGTGCCGCTCTGGATGCGCGACCTCGACACCAGCGCTCAGCTCGCTAGTGACGCGCTGGCGGCAGCGCGGCTCTAG
- a CDS encoding nitrilase-related carbon-nitrogen hydrolase produces MTVVRAAITQTTWTGDKESMLAKHEQFARDAAAQGAQIICFQELFYGPYFGITEDKKYYRYAEQADGPIVQRFAALAKELNLVMVLPIYEEDITGVYYNTTVLVEADGTILGKYRKHHLPHLDRFWEKFYFRPGNLGYPVFDTSVGKIGMYICYDRHFPEGWRELGLNGAHMVFNPNATKPGLSNRLWEVEGPAAAVANGYFVLQPNRVGREDNEYGELAVDFYGTSQVIDPRGNFVGERGSGADEEILIRDLEMDMVQEMRDDWQFYRDRRPDSYTSIPKP; encoded by the coding sequence ATGACCGTTGTACGCGCAGCCATCACCCAGACGACATGGACAGGCGACAAGGAGTCGATGCTCGCCAAACACGAGCAATTCGCCCGGGATGCGGCGGCGCAGGGCGCCCAGATCATCTGCTTCCAGGAGCTCTTCTACGGTCCGTACTTCGGCATCACCGAGGACAAGAAGTACTACCGCTACGCCGAGCAGGCCGACGGCCCGATCGTGCAGCGCTTCGCCGCCCTCGCGAAAGAGCTGAACCTCGTGATGGTGCTCCCGATCTACGAGGAGGACATCACCGGCGTCTACTACAACACGACGGTTCTCGTGGAGGCTGACGGCACCATCCTCGGCAAGTACCGCAAGCACCACCTGCCTCACCTCGACCGCTTCTGGGAGAAGTTCTACTTCCGTCCGGGCAACCTCGGCTACCCGGTCTTCGACACCTCGGTCGGCAAGATCGGCATGTACATCTGCTACGACAGGCATTTCCCGGAAGGATGGCGCGAGCTCGGCCTGAACGGAGCCCACATGGTCTTCAACCCGAACGCCACCAAGCCGGGTCTCTCCAACCGCCTGTGGGAGGTCGAGGGTCCGGCAGCGGCCGTGGCCAACGGCTACTTCGTGCTGCAGCCCAACCGGGTCGGACGCGAGGACAACGAGTACGGCGAACTCGCCGTCGACTTCTACGGCACGTCACAGGTGATCGACCCGCGCGGAAACTTCGTCGGCGAGCGCGGCTCGGGTGCCGACGAGGAGATCCTCATCCGCGACCTCGAGATGGACATGGTGCAGGAGATGCGCGACGACTGGCAGTTCTACCGCGACCGTCGCCCCGACTCGTACACGAGCATCCCGAAGCCGTAA